A genomic window from Brassica oleracea var. oleracea cultivar TO1000 chromosome C8, BOL, whole genome shotgun sequence includes:
- the LOC106309113 gene encoding LOW QUALITY PROTEIN: F-box protein At3g19880-like (The sequence of the model RefSeq protein was modified relative to this genomic sequence to represent the inferred CDS: inserted 1 base in 1 codon): protein MATISDLSSDLVEXILTRVPITCLGTVRLTCKRWNTLSKSQLLCKAEAKEQFLGFMISKTKLFSLRFDVHEKFTVKEILDSFNQVEISEVLVCDGLLLCVTVTRDEYSQRLMLWNPYLGQTRWIQTRRSYDRSDVYALGYDKSTNRNHKILMYCYGYKEDECEIYDVKSDSWRTLDVKLHWGWGEEYFHVSASLKGNTYFLDRDGHDEMFTGRETRGFIYAQSYIWDGNLGYN from the exons ATGGCGACGATCTCTGATCTTTCGAGTGATCTGGTAG TAATACTCACAAGGGTTCCGATAACTTGTTTAGGAACAGTGAGATTGACTTGCAAAAGATGGAACACTTTATCCAAATCTCAGCTTTTATGCAAAGCAGAAGCAAAAGAGCAGTTTCTAGGGTTCATGATAAGTAAAACTAAGCTGTTTTCCTTGAGATTCGACGTGCATGAAAAATTCACAGTAAAGGAGATACTTGATTCGTTTAATCAAGTCGAGATATCTGAAGTTCTTGTCTGCGACGGCTTGTTGTTATGCGTCACTGTCACAAGAGACGAGTACAGTCAACGCCTCATGCTCTGGAACCCATACTTGGGACAAACAAGGTGGATCCAAACAAGAAGATCTTACGATAGATCAGACGTATATGCTCTTGGATACGACAAGAGCACCAACCGTAACCACAAAATCTTGATGTATTGTTATGGTTACAAGGAAGATGAATGTGAAATCTACGATGTTAAGTCCGATTCATGGAGGACTCTTGATGTCAAGCTACACTGGGGCTGGGGCGAAGAGTACTTCCATGTCAGCGCATCGCTGAAAGGAAACACTTACTTTTTGGACCGCGATGGACATGATGAGATGTTCACTG GAAGAGAAACTCGCGGCTTTATATATGCGCAGTCCTATATCTGGGATGGGAATTTGGGTTACAACTAA